From the Alloalcanivorax dieselolei B5 genome, one window contains:
- the tnpA gene encoding IS66-like element accessory protein TnpA, which yields MDPLSVSQPQPQPRRRRHFSREFKAHIVAACQEPGVSVSRIALDNQLNANLVRRWIREAEQAGQTITSPAFMPLAVPVASSPPDRSCAKESGNRIRIEVPRSGGPVIVEWPAEQAHQCLALLRELLR from the coding sequence ATGGACCCGTTAAGCGTATCTCAGCCCCAACCTCAACCACGACGTCGCCGTCACTTCTCCCGTGAGTTCAAGGCGCACATCGTGGCCGCCTGTCAGGAACCGGGCGTGTCCGTCTCCCGGATCGCCCTGGACAACCAACTCAACGCCAACCTGGTCCGCCGCTGGATCCGTGAAGCCGAGCAAGCCGGCCAGACAATAACGTCACCCGCGTTTATGCCCTTGGCGGTACCGGTGGCGTCGAGCCCTCCTGACCGGTCTTGCGCCAAGGAGTCGGGTAACCGCATCCGCATTGAAGTGCCCCGCTCCGGCGGACCGGTCATCGTGGAATGGCCCGCCGAGCAAGCCCATCAGTGCCTGGCCCTGTTACGCGAGCTGCTGCGATGA
- the tnpB gene encoding IS66 family insertion sequence element accessory protein TnpB (TnpB, as the term is used for proteins encoded by IS66 family insertion elements, is considered an accessory protein, since TnpC, encoded by a neighboring gene, is a DDE family transposase.) gives MIRIDEIWLATAPLDMRAGPDKALARVIQVFGAAKPHQAYLFANRRGNRMKVLIHDGFGIWLCARRLHRGKFHWGDAWRGDQLRLNEEQLAALVQGLPWQRLGDEAVISVL, from the coding sequence ATGATCCGCATCGACGAGATCTGGCTGGCCACCGCGCCACTGGACATGCGCGCCGGACCGGACAAGGCCCTGGCCCGGGTGATCCAGGTGTTCGGTGCGGCGAAGCCACATCAGGCTTACCTGTTCGCCAACCGCCGGGGCAACCGCATGAAAGTGCTGATCCACGACGGCTTCGGTATCTGGCTGTGCGCCCGCCGGCTCCATCGGGGCAAGTTCCACTGGGGTGACGCTTGGCGCGGCGATCAGTTGCGCCTGAATGAAGAACAACTGGCCGCCCTGGTGCAGGGCCTGCCCTGGCAGCGACTGGGCGACGAGGCCGTGATCTC